One Sphingobacteruim zhuxiongii DNA window includes the following coding sequences:
- a CDS encoding GAF domain-containing protein, with the protein MAEDLSIAKGTKEEQYRSLLPQIKGLLTGETNQVANLANIAAALKEQFGFFWVGFYLVEGEQLVLGPFQGPVACTRIAFNKGVCGTAWAKSETIVVPNVEEFPGHIACSSLSKSEIVVPIMSDGKCIGVLDVDSAELNSFDDVDVTYLQQIVKFFSENII; encoded by the coding sequence ATGGCAGAAGATTTATCCATTGCAAAAGGTACAAAAGAAGAACAATATCGTTCCCTTCTTCCGCAAATCAAAGGACTCCTAACGGGTGAAACGAATCAAGTCGCAAATTTGGCAAATATAGCGGCTGCTTTGAAAGAACAATTCGGATTCTTTTGGGTTGGATTCTATTTAGTAGAAGGTGAACAACTTGTGCTCGGACCGTTTCAGGGGCCTGTTGCCTGCACGCGCATAGCATTTAACAAAGGCGTCTGCGGTACAGCTTGGGCAAAATCAGAAACGATCGTTGTTCCCAATGTCGAAGAATTCCCAGGACATATCGCCTGCAGTTCACTTTCTAAGTCGGAAATTGTTGTTCCGATTATGAGTGATGGAAAATGTATCGGTGTACTCGATGTAGATAGCGCGGAACTTAACTCTTTTGACGACGTTGATGTAACATATCTTCAACAAATAGTAAAATTCTTTAGCGAGAACATTATTTAA
- the ruvA gene encoding Holliday junction branch migration protein RuvA, translating into MYEYFKGKLVFKAPTHVIIEVGGIGYYVHISLTTYSQIKDQEECKLFISFQVREDSQTLFGFATEGERHLFHHLISVSGIGPNTGRMMLSSITPEEIQQAIVAGQVNVIQKIKGIGPKTAQRVILELQDKLKKQGPDALIPLVLSKPTSSEEALSALVMLGFPKPQAEKALQAILIAEPDLSVEQLIKAALKRL; encoded by the coding sequence ATGTACGAATATTTTAAAGGTAAGTTAGTATTCAAAGCCCCTACTCATGTAATCATTGAAGTAGGTGGCATTGGATATTATGTCCATATATCATTAACTACTTACAGCCAGATCAAAGATCAAGAAGAATGTAAACTCTTCATCTCCTTCCAAGTTCGCGAAGATTCTCAAACCTTGTTTGGATTCGCTACGGAAGGCGAGCGCCATCTTTTCCACCATCTGATATCCGTTTCCGGAATAGGGCCAAACACAGGAAGAATGATGCTTTCTTCGATCACGCCAGAAGAGATCCAACAAGCTATTGTGGCAGGGCAAGTTAATGTTATTCAGAAAATCAAAGGCATAGGACCGAAAACAGCACAACGTGTTATTCTCGAGTTGCAAGACAAACTGAAGAAACAAGGACCAGATGCGCTAATCCCACTTGTTCTGAGCAAACCTACCTCATCTGAGGAGGCACTGTCAGCGTTAGTGATGTTAGGCTTTCCAAAACCGCAAGCAGAAAAAGCTCTACAAGCGATTCTTATTGCAGAACCTGACCTCTCTGTTGAACAGCTAATCAAAGCTGCCTTAAAACGACTATAA
- a CDS encoding NADP-dependent malic enzyme translates to MSNNNRKKEALQYHSMGRPGKIAVVPTKPHSTQRDLTLAYSPGVAEPCLAIAENSEDAYKYTAKGNLVAVISNGTAVLGLGDIGAQAGKPVMEGKGLLFKIFADIDVFDIELDTKNVDEFVNIVKALEPTFGGINLEDIKAPECFEIERRLKAEMNIPVMHDDQHGTAIISGAALINACELQGKNISEVKIVVNGAGAAAISCTAMYVAVGARKENIVMLDSKGVIRSDREGLDTTKAEWATDRDINTLAEAVKDSDVFIGLSKADVLSQDMLKSMAAKPIVLAMANPNPEIAYELAVETRDDIIMGTGRSDFPNQVNNVLGFPYIFRGALDVRATAINEEMKIAAVKAIAELAKQPVPEEVNIAYNANNIRFGTDYVIPKPTDPRLITEVSIAVAKAAIASGVARKVIEDWDAYREELHKRLGKEDRLMRNITAKAKNNPKKVVFAEADNYKTLRAAQIVKEEGIAFPILLGNEKKIKDLIEEFAFDLEGVEIIDPQAEIKSDRFEKYAEHLYAKRQRRGINKLDSRKLMTNRNYFAASMVEFGDADTLISGLTRNYASTIRPALQVIGAKPGSRVAGMYIMMTNKGPLFFGDTTVNENPNAQELAEISVLLDAAVKRFNVKPRLAMLSYSNFGSNDGIISGKVRDAIKILHAEHPEIVADGEVQANFALNSEMLADNFPFSRLNGEPANTLVFPNLESGNIAYKLLQSVGNAEAVGPILLGMNKPVHVLQLDSSVREIVNMVTIAVVDAIEHQATNN, encoded by the coding sequence ATGAGCAATAACAATAGAAAAAAGGAAGCACTGCAGTACCATTCGATGGGACGTCCAGGAAAGATTGCAGTCGTTCCAACAAAACCACACAGTACACAAAGAGACTTAACTTTAGCTTATTCACCTGGTGTTGCCGAACCATGTTTAGCAATCGCTGAAAATAGTGAAGATGCGTATAAATACACTGCGAAAGGTAACTTAGTCGCTGTTATCAGTAACGGTACAGCTGTATTAGGTTTAGGAGACATCGGCGCACAAGCTGGAAAGCCGGTTATGGAAGGTAAAGGTCTTTTATTTAAAATCTTTGCTGACATTGATGTTTTCGACATCGAATTAGACACAAAGAATGTTGACGAGTTTGTCAACATAGTGAAAGCCTTAGAACCTACTTTCGGCGGTATAAACTTAGAAGATATTAAAGCACCAGAATGTTTTGAAATTGAACGCCGTTTAAAAGCGGAGATGAACATTCCTGTTATGCATGATGACCAGCACGGAACCGCTATTATCTCTGGAGCGGCATTAATCAATGCTTGCGAATTACAAGGAAAGAATATTTCAGAAGTTAAAATCGTTGTAAACGGTGCAGGTGCTGCTGCAATTTCGTGTACTGCAATGTATGTTGCTGTAGGAGCGAGAAAAGAAAATATCGTCATGTTAGATAGCAAAGGGGTTATCCGTTCTGATAGAGAAGGCTTAGATACGACAAAAGCGGAATGGGCGACGGATCGCGATATAAATACATTAGCGGAAGCCGTAAAAGATAGCGACGTATTTATAGGTTTATCGAAAGCCGACGTATTGTCTCAAGACATGTTGAAGTCGATGGCAGCGAAACCGATTGTATTAGCAATGGCTAATCCAAACCCTGAAATTGCTTATGAGTTGGCTGTAGAAACACGCGACGACATCATTATGGGAACAGGTAGATCGGATTTTCCTAACCAAGTGAATAATGTTTTAGGATTCCCATATATCTTCCGTGGTGCACTTGATGTTCGTGCAACAGCAATCAATGAAGAAATGAAGATTGCTGCAGTGAAAGCAATTGCTGAATTAGCGAAACAACCAGTTCCTGAAGAAGTAAACATTGCATACAATGCAAATAATATACGCTTTGGTACAGATTACGTTATTCCGAAACCTACCGATCCACGTTTGATTACGGAAGTCTCTATTGCGGTAGCAAAAGCTGCAATAGCTTCAGGTGTAGCACGAAAAGTAATTGAAGATTGGGATGCTTACCGTGAAGAATTACACAAACGCTTGGGTAAGGAAGATCGATTAATGAGAAATATTACTGCGAAAGCTAAAAACAACCCGAAGAAAGTTGTATTTGCGGAAGCAGATAATTACAAAACTTTACGCGCTGCACAAATCGTCAAAGAAGAAGGAATTGCCTTCCCAATCTTATTGGGTAACGAGAAAAAAATAAAAGACCTAATTGAAGAATTTGCATTTGATTTAGAGGGTGTAGAAATTATCGATCCACAAGCAGAAATCAAATCAGATCGCTTTGAAAAATATGCCGAGCATCTATATGCTAAACGACAACGTCGTGGAATCAACAAATTAGATTCACGCAAATTAATGACCAATAGAAATTATTTTGCAGCTAGTATGGTTGAATTTGGCGATGCAGATACCTTGATCTCAGGATTAACTAGAAATTACGCTTCAACTATCCGTCCAGCATTACAAGTGATTGGAGCAAAACCAGGATCTCGCGTTGCAGGGATGTATATTATGATGACCAACAAAGGTCCGCTATTCTTTGGAGATACCACAGTGAATGAGAATCCAAATGCTCAAGAATTAGCTGAGATCAGTGTTTTACTAGATGCAGCAGTTAAACGCTTTAATGTTAAACCACGTTTAGCTATGTTATCCTATTCGAACTTCGGTTCCAATGATGGTATTATTTCAGGAAAAGTACGTGATGCTATAAAGATATTACATGCTGAACATCCTGAAATTGTAGCAGATGGTGAAGTTCAAGCAAACTTTGCTTTGAATAGCGAAATGCTTGCTGATAACTTCCCGTTCTCGAGGTTAAATGGAGAACCTGCGAATACATTGGTATTCCCGAATCTAGAATCTGGAAATATCGCCTATAAATTATTACAGTCAGTTGGCAATGCGGAAGCTGTTGGCCCTATCTTATTGGGCATGAACAAACCCGTACACGTTTTGCAATTAGATAGTTCTGTTCGCGAAATCGTCAACATGGTGACAATCGCAGTTGTAGATGCGATAGAGCATCAAGCAACGAATAATTAA
- the dacB gene encoding D-alanyl-D-alanine carboxypeptidase/D-alanyl-D-alanine endopeptidase: MRRFFSCLCLSAILVVAGIETTFAQQANTKIQNAYQQFKTAPSLANGVASLTVINSKTGEIVFEDNAKIGLPTASTLKVMTSITALDLLGPDYTFPTHLYYTGTIDSVGTLNGNLIVEGFGDPTLGSDRFPTHNAETILKRWKSAIMELGIKQINGLVIADDKFYNGNQVPGTWMWTDMGNYYGTGVSALNWKENSYEVDFNAARPGSLTSIKSHNIPTNYQVINEVKTGANGSGDNVYGYSAPYSSTIYLRGTYAADLKKTIELSTPDPAYSLVHDLSKALTADSIIVADSLITTATLLKNAGVQNWDVNKQKILTLQSPKLIEIIHWFNQKSINLYGEAILKVIGGISANKYETEDAASLVAKYWENKLKLPVGEIKTYDGSGLSPQNRVTSNALARIMRYALGRPWFPEFKKSLPTINGMSMKSGTIGGTLGYTGYQKAADGNEYTFSLLLNNYHGGATRMRQQMFKLLDVLK; the protein is encoded by the coding sequence ATGAGAAGATTTTTTTCTTGTCTTTGTCTATCAGCTATTTTAGTCGTTGCGGGAATTGAAACTACATTCGCACAACAGGCAAATACAAAAATCCAAAACGCCTATCAACAATTCAAAACAGCACCTTCTTTAGCAAATGGGGTTGCTTCATTGACCGTTATCAATTCAAAAACCGGAGAAATCGTATTTGAAGATAACGCCAAAATTGGCCTTCCTACAGCATCAACTTTGAAGGTAATGACCTCTATAACCGCATTAGATCTATTAGGCCCTGATTACACTTTTCCAACACATTTATACTACACGGGAACAATTGATTCCGTAGGAACGTTGAATGGAAACCTAATCGTCGAAGGATTTGGTGACCCAACCTTAGGAAGTGATCGATTTCCAACGCATAATGCGGAGACCATATTAAAGAGATGGAAGTCCGCAATCATGGAGCTCGGTATAAAACAAATCAATGGTTTAGTAATCGCTGACGATAAGTTTTATAATGGCAATCAAGTTCCAGGCACTTGGATGTGGACAGACATGGGCAATTATTATGGAACAGGTGTATCTGCTCTCAACTGGAAAGAAAACAGCTACGAAGTAGATTTCAACGCTGCACGTCCAGGCAGCCTGACAAGCATAAAATCACATAACATCCCGACAAACTATCAAGTAATTAACGAAGTAAAAACTGGCGCTAATGGCTCAGGAGACAATGTTTATGGTTACTCGGCGCCGTACTCAAGCACTATTTATCTACGTGGAACATATGCCGCAGATTTAAAAAAAACAATTGAACTTTCTACTCCAGACCCTGCCTACAGTCTCGTTCACGACCTATCAAAAGCATTAACAGCAGATTCCATTATCGTAGCCGACAGCTTGATTACGACAGCGACACTTTTAAAAAATGCTGGAGTACAAAATTGGGATGTAAACAAACAAAAAATATTAACACTGCAGTCGCCTAAGCTTATCGAGATTATTCATTGGTTCAATCAAAAGAGTATCAATTTATATGGTGAAGCGATATTGAAAGTAATCGGCGGAATCTCTGCCAATAAATACGAAACTGAGGACGCTGCTTCTTTAGTCGCAAAATACTGGGAAAATAAATTGAAGTTACCTGTTGGAGAGATAAAAACTTACGATGGTTCGGGCCTATCGCCTCAAAACCGCGTTACTAGCAATGCATTAGCACGCATCATGCGGTATGCATTAGGAAGACCTTGGTTTCCGGAGTTCAAAAAAAGCCTGCCTACAATCAATGGAATGAGTATGAAAAGCGGCACCATTGGTGGAACTTTAGGCTATACAGGCTATCAAAAAGCGGCAGACGGAAATGAATACACCTTCTCCCTATTGCTGAACAACTACCACGGTGGAGCAACGCGTATGCGTCAGCAAATGTTTAAATTATTAGACGTATTAAAATAG
- a CDS encoding aminopeptidase P family protein, with amino-acid sequence MNYIEKLASIRLVMKEKGVDAYIIPSSDPHISEYLPDRYKCIAWTSGFNGSAGTLVITQDFAGLWTDSRYFVQANEQLAGTGFELVKLQAQGRPEYVTWLANKLEKGQLVAFDGNLAAVAVAQAVQAELLPLGIQVDGHIDILADIWEGRPALPTAKAYLLKEETTGQSTKSKLSAIREKLKAKRTSTHFVSSLDDLAWILNIRGNDVKCNPVVLGFLLIDGDKNTLFIQSGKLDELDVANLNASGVDVLDYEKAFEAIRQIKSENILLDPKRTCFAIYDAVPNSVKIIEEMNPSTLLKAVKNKVELAHTRNAMRKDGVALTKFFKWLEENVGSETLSEISIAERLQQFRSELDGFVDISFDTIAGYLEHGALPHYKATEESNATLKPEGLLLVDSGGQYVDGTTDITRVISLGNIKPEERIDYTLVLKGTIEGSTAIFPKGTRGYQIDAITRHPLWDKLRNYGHGTGHGVGFFLNVHEGPHVFNSAAIDIAVEEGMITSIEPGLYREGQYGIRIENLVHSKTIESNYFGEFMDFETLTVCYIATDLVDKSILDQKHVDWLNQYNSWVFDQLSPSLTADEKSWLADKTKAI; translated from the coding sequence ATGAATTACATCGAAAAATTAGCTTCCATCCGTCTGGTGATGAAAGAAAAGGGTGTAGATGCCTATATTATTCCTTCCTCCGATCCACATATCAGTGAGTACCTTCCAGATCGTTACAAATGTATTGCATGGACCTCCGGTTTCAATGGCTCGGCAGGCACTTTAGTGATTACACAAGATTTTGCAGGTCTTTGGACTGACTCTCGATACTTTGTGCAGGCCAATGAACAGCTTGCAGGTACCGGCTTTGAATTAGTGAAATTACAAGCCCAAGGACGCCCCGAGTATGTAACATGGTTGGCTAATAAATTAGAAAAAGGTCAGTTAGTAGCATTTGATGGTAATTTAGCAGCAGTTGCAGTTGCGCAAGCCGTTCAAGCGGAGTTGCTACCTTTGGGAATTCAAGTTGATGGTCATATTGATATTCTAGCGGATATTTGGGAAGGACGTCCAGCTTTGCCAACGGCAAAAGCCTATCTCTTGAAAGAAGAAACGACTGGTCAAAGTACCAAGTCGAAATTATCCGCAATTCGTGAGAAACTTAAAGCGAAGCGTACATCAACACATTTTGTATCATCCTTAGATGATTTGGCATGGATTTTAAATATTCGAGGAAATGATGTCAAATGTAATCCAGTCGTATTAGGCTTCCTATTGATTGATGGTGATAAAAACACGCTATTTATTCAGTCAGGTAAACTTGATGAACTTGATGTTGCAAATTTGAATGCTTCAGGTGTTGATGTTCTTGATTACGAAAAAGCTTTTGAAGCAATTCGTCAGATTAAATCGGAGAACATTTTATTGGATCCAAAGCGTACTTGTTTTGCTATTTATGATGCGGTACCAAATTCGGTGAAGATCATCGAAGAAATGAATCCTTCAACACTATTGAAAGCTGTTAAAAATAAAGTAGAATTAGCTCATACACGTAACGCCATGCGTAAGGATGGGGTTGCGTTAACCAAATTCTTTAAATGGTTAGAAGAGAATGTTGGTTCAGAGACTCTAAGTGAGATCTCGATCGCTGAACGCTTACAGCAATTCCGCTCGGAATTAGACGGTTTTGTTGATATTTCTTTCGATACCATTGCCGGATATTTAGAACATGGCGCTTTACCACATTATAAGGCGACCGAAGAAAGTAATGCGACTTTGAAACCTGAAGGTCTGTTATTGGTCGACTCTGGTGGTCAGTATGTCGATGGGACAACAGATATTACACGCGTTATATCGTTAGGAAATATAAAGCCAGAGGAACGTATTGACTATACACTTGTCTTGAAAGGTACCATTGAAGGTTCTACAGCTATTTTCCCGAAAGGAACACGCGGATATCAGATTGATGCGATTACTAGACATCCTCTTTGGGATAAGTTACGTAATTATGGTCATGGTACTGGTCATGGTGTTGGCTTTTTCTTAAATGTTCATGAAGGCCCTCACGTATTCAACAGCGCTGCAATTGATATCGCCGTTGAAGAGGGAATGATCACTTCGATTGAACCTGGTTTATATCGTGAAGGACAGTATGGAATTCGTATTGAGAACCTTGTACATTCAAAAACAATTGAAAGCAATTACTTTGGTGAGTTTATGGATTTTGAAACGCTGACGGTTTGTTATATTGCGACAGACCTAGTCGATAAATCTATTTTAGATCAGAAACATGTTGATTGGTTGAACCAGTATAACAGCTGGGTGTTTGATCAGTTGAGTCCTAGTCTAACAGCGGATGAAAAATCTTGGTTAGCGGATAAGACAAAAGCAATTTAG
- the rpsO gene encoding 30S ribosomal protein S15, translating into MYLSKEYKADIFAEFAGAAANTGSAEGQVALFTKRIAHLTGHLKNNRKDFNTQRSLQKLVGKRRSLLAYLYKKDIERYRAIIKGLGLRDIIK; encoded by the coding sequence ATGTATTTAAGTAAAGAGTACAAAGCTGACATCTTCGCAGAATTTGCAGGTGCAGCAGCAAACACTGGTTCTGCAGAAGGACAAGTAGCTTTATTCACTAAGAGAATTGCTCACTTAACAGGGCACTTAAAAAACAACAGAAAAGATTTTAACACACAACGTTCTCTACAAAAATTAGTAGGTAAACGTCGTTCATTATTAGCTTATCTGTACAAAAAGGATATCGAAAGATACCGTGCTATTATTAAAGGATTAGGTTTACGTGATATTATCAAGTAA
- a CDS encoding acyltransferase family protein, with protein sequence MKQRYYSLDVFRGATVALMIMVNNPGTWSHMFAPLKHAPWHGCTPTDLVFPFFLFAVGNAMSFVIPRLQEAGDAIFWKKVIKRTILIFLIGLGLNWFPFVQWVDGTLQFRDWVSSTDPEKGVRILGVLQRIAIAYFFASVLAYYFKPRNLIYISAIILLSYWGLCAFLGTGDPYSLESWFGTNYDKAILGVAHMYKGEGIPFDPEGLMSTLPAIVQVVFGYLAGVFIKNHGSVNWLWTKVPASNEPHFKLLSGLFVTGFILVVLAWAWSLGFPINKKIWTSSYVLYTTGLGIMTIGGMIWYIEVQGVKNKLTQFFDVFGKNPLFIFVLSGLLPKALGLIRIPAGTNEAGEAIFSSPLSWFYKNVCAQLPGPPEVGSFAYSLVFLAFMWVICYWLDKKRIYIKV encoded by the coding sequence ATGAAACAACGTTATTACTCCTTAGATGTATTTCGGGGTGCTACAGTCGCTCTGATGATCATGGTGAACAATCCAGGTACCTGGTCGCATATGTTCGCCCCTCTGAAACATGCTCCATGGCATGGATGCACACCTACCGACTTAGTATTTCCATTTTTCTTGTTTGCTGTAGGGAATGCCATGTCTTTTGTCATCCCTCGTTTGCAAGAAGCAGGTGACGCTATATTTTGGAAGAAAGTAATTAAGCGAACAATCCTTATATTCTTAATTGGTTTAGGGTTAAATTGGTTTCCTTTTGTACAATGGGTCGATGGCACATTACAATTTAGGGATTGGGTTAGCAGTACCGACCCTGAAAAAGGTGTTCGCATATTAGGTGTTTTGCAAAGAATAGCAATTGCATACTTCTTTGCATCGGTATTAGCTTACTACTTTAAGCCTCGAAACCTGATCTATATTTCCGCCATTATACTTTTATCCTATTGGGGCTTATGTGCATTTTTAGGAACAGGAGATCCTTATTCTCTGGAATCTTGGTTTGGGACAAACTATGATAAAGCTATCCTAGGCGTTGCGCATATGTATAAAGGTGAGGGCATTCCATTCGATCCAGAAGGTTTAATGAGCACTTTACCTGCTATAGTACAAGTTGTATTCGGATACTTGGCAGGCGTATTTATTAAAAACCATGGCTCGGTTAATTGGCTTTGGACAAAGGTTCCAGCAAGTAATGAGCCTCACTTTAAATTACTATCGGGACTATTTGTAACCGGATTTATCCTTGTAGTACTTGCATGGGCATGGTCTTTAGGATTCCCAATCAACAAAAAGATATGGACTAGTTCCTATGTTCTTTATACTACAGGTCTAGGTATCATGACGATTGGTGGAATGATTTGGTATATCGAAGTTCAAGGAGTAAAAAACAAATTAACACAGTTCTTCGATGTGTTTGGAAAAAACCCATTATTTATCTTTGTATTAAGCGGATTACTACCAAAAGCCTTAGGATTGATTCGCATACCAGCTGGAACTAACGAAGCCGGCGAAGCAATTTTCAGCAGTCCACTGAGTTGGTTTTACAAAAATGTTTGTGCACAATTACCCGGACCTCCAGAAGTAGGTTCGTTCGCCTACTCTCTTGTATTTCTAGCATTTATGTGGGTGATATGTTACTGGCTTGACAAAAAAAGAATCTATATTAAAGTTTAA
- a CDS encoding ROK family transcriptional regulator gives MDKLKLSIIRRLYFAGAQSIAEISSAVGKSVPNITASINQLVEANIVVQNGLAPSTGGRRAASFVLNAEALPSILSVAVDQYYTSVVVLDFANKPRTEVLTENIRLAEQDAFVKICSLISKAMERVKKDSVFMIALTIPGFVDSLEGINNSFATDTPLFDIGGNIEKEFDLPTFVENDSTAIAIAEYNFGQGTDAKDVMVVNLNWGVGLGMIIDGDLYRGHSGYAGEFSHIPLSNMSKLCSCGKKGCLEVEASLIAARDSANEMLASGEESVLQSSYAQKGFITGDELLEASNGGDQLAIKAVRRIGYMLGKGIATLIHIINPEKVVISGRGAKAKRVLLPEIQSAVLEFAIPRLSKNTKIEFSDITNVQLLGSCCVAVANMDKTIMKAIN, from the coding sequence GTGGACAAGCTAAAATTATCGATAATCAGGCGTTTATATTTCGCAGGTGCGCAATCGATTGCGGAGATTAGCTCTGCTGTTGGTAAGAGTGTACCGAATATTACAGCATCAATCAACCAGCTTGTGGAAGCAAATATTGTTGTTCAGAATGGATTAGCGCCGTCGACTGGGGGGAGAAGGGCTGCTAGCTTTGTTTTGAATGCTGAAGCGCTTCCTTCTATTCTATCGGTTGCGGTTGACCAATATTATACTTCTGTCGTTGTTTTAGATTTTGCAAATAAACCTAGGACAGAAGTCTTAACAGAAAACATTCGATTAGCTGAGCAAGACGCCTTTGTTAAAATATGCTCGTTGATTTCAAAAGCAATGGAGCGTGTAAAGAAGGATTCTGTTTTTATGATTGCACTAACGATCCCAGGTTTTGTGGATAGTTTGGAAGGAATTAACAATTCTTTCGCTACAGACACGCCATTATTTGACATCGGGGGGAACATTGAAAAAGAATTCGACCTTCCAACGTTTGTTGAGAATGACTCTACTGCGATCGCTATTGCTGAATATAATTTCGGACAAGGAACGGATGCTAAGGACGTAATGGTGGTCAACTTGAATTGGGGAGTAGGTTTAGGGATGATTATCGATGGTGATTTGTACAGAGGACACAGTGGTTACGCTGGAGAGTTTAGTCATATCCCGCTTTCGAATATGAGTAAGCTATGTTCATGCGGAAAGAAAGGTTGTTTGGAAGTCGAAGCTTCCTTAATCGCGGCAAGAGATTCGGCAAATGAGATGTTAGCTTCCGGAGAAGAATCTGTTTTACAATCATCATACGCACAAAAGGGATTCATTACAGGCGACGAACTTTTAGAAGCATCCAATGGAGGAGATCAATTAGCAATTAAAGCAGTACGTAGGATTGGTTACATGCTAGGAAAGGGAATAGCGACCTTGATTCACATTATTAATCCAGAAAAGGTTGTCATTTCTGGACGCGGAGCAAAAGCTAAGCGGGTTTTATTACCGGAGATACAAAGTGCGGTTTTAGAGTTCGCAATTCCAAGACTTTCTAAAAACACCAAAATAGAGTTCTCTGATATAACAAATGTACAACTACTAGGATCCTGTTGTGTCGCTGTGGCCAACATGGACAAAACCATAATGAAAGCAATTAACTGA